The following coding sequences are from one bacterium window:
- a CDS encoding HPr family phosphocarrier protein, with protein sequence MVEKEVVIENKLGMHLRAAAVFIETGNRFSCQIHLRKEDRLVNAKSIMGLMTLGAACGSKVTVVTEGADEQAASDALAALIQDRFGEKD encoded by the coding sequence ATGGTAGAAAAAGAAGTTGTTATTGAAAATAAGCTGGGAATGCATCTGCGCGCAGCAGCGGTTTTTATCGAGACCGGGAACCGATTTTCCTGCCAGATCCATCTGCGCAAAGAGGACCGCCTGGTCAATGCAAAAAGTATTATGGGGCTTATGACGCTCGGCGCAGCATGCGGTTCCAAGGTCACAGTCGTGACAGAGGGCGCAGATGAACAGGCGGCATCGGACGCTTTGGCAGCGCTGATTCAAGATCGCTTTGGTGAGAAGGACTAA